caaagtacactctgccacagttactctatttcctgtgtcgtatgagctataaACATgaccaaaagtaagtgccaaagaccatggaccaattaaagcgcctaagcatcccctcagaaatgattagattctctaaccacgcttgTCACCCACGTCTGGGTCATTCGACAAGGTCAGTACACTCtacccccatgacatacactacatacaacgtatgaacgtggcccaaAGTAAGTgtcaaagaccctggaaggtcagtgcactttgCCCctcacgaacatacacaacatccaatgtATGAACGTGACacaaagcaagtgccaaagaccttggaaggtcagtgcatttcgccccccacgaacatacacaacatgcacatgccaatgcatttccaacatcaatcaacattccattttcacatcattctcaacatagatatcatctcgtctcaatgacgttatcaacaacaacaacaacaacctcatttcatattcattaTCAACAATaccatcaattcatgttgacatgatctttattaacaacgtcatctcaaatcaatatcaccatacacacacacacacacacacacacacacacacacacacatatatatatatattttcatgcctgagattcacactcacaGGTACACtcacaggtcttcaaacaacacaaatcaaataaacataacaatatcattcatcacaaaacatatatatatatatatatatatatatatatatatatatatatatatatatatatatatatatatatatcgcatcccatttgTCAAAACATAGATTTTCctgaaaaatcagcatgcatatcaataacaatcttatcgcatcccattagttttAATATCGTTTTTTATAacagaaaaatcagcatgcaacagggacagacagttatcctcatagctaggtttcctgaccctaactatggtgttaaaacagtgaattttataataaactcccatcacctattgtgagctaccCGCAGGTTCCTCGTCACGTCACTTggagatttctttttcttctccgcTCGTCGGTTCCACGCAATCCTCTACCataccaaaacgaaggagacttaatatagatttcagaaaacaaagttaATAACAATgttctgggtcaaacacccacatcactacataaAAGTACTGAGAACATtccgggttttacaaaggaacatcatttgaaaatttcgaccacgccaatgtgatcagggttcagtgtaggttacgccTATTAAGAGTTTCGGTTTGACAATGGTACAAAATATGTCAATCTAATGTTAAGTTCAATTGTCTGATTGAGGTGTGTATCCTTGAAAGTATTACTAAGAAAGTTACTGATTACATGCCATTGGtttgagaaaaggaaaaaagatcaTTTATCAGTTATCCTATTTCTTAGTTTATTTGTACTGACCATCTCTCTGCATCGTATCAGAGTTTTATTGCAACAATTGATGAAATCAAAACTCTTACTTCATTCCAAGAAGCTCTGAAATATGAGTGGGTTCAAGCCATGAATAGAGAGATAAGGACATTGGAAAGAAACTCAACCTCAGAGATAGTTGACAAACCAAAAGATAAGAAGGCAGCGGGATGTAGGTGAAAATACACTGATGTATCAATTGAGCAAAACCACAAGATTGGAAGTGAAGAAAGTCTAGTAGTAGAAAAGTCCCAATACCAAAGACTCATGGACAAgctaatttatttatcttacaTTAGACCAGACAATGGGTCTGTTTGGATACAAGGTATAAGTGTTTTTGAAAGTAtctattgaaaatataattttttttccagtagAGAAGCTGACAAAAGGACTTTTAGCCTTGTCTCCAAACAAGATCATTGCTAATGTTATTAATGTGGTCATCCAATTTATGCATGATCCTTGTGAAAGGCACCTGCAAGAAGTTGATAGAATCCTTCAATATCCAAGAAAAGGATTGTTGTTCAAGAAAAGTACGTTCATACATTATCAATAGAGGTTATATAGATGCAGACTATGACGAGTTAGTTGTAAATAAAAGGACCTCGTCTGGATAGTGCATGTTTCTAAGGGAAAACTAGTAACATGGAGGAGTAAGAAGCAAAATGTAGTTGCTCAGTTtagtacataaataaaatttcaaactatgacacacaatatatattttgtttttttatagataaatgttaattttgttaatagaGAAAGTCAAACCCAtgactcttttttctttttctttttttcctaacCATCTAGTTCACCTTATATCTCCAACACACAATATATGTGAGGTAATAGATGAAGATTATTCTTGATGATCTCAAACTAAAATAGGAAGGACTTATGAGGCTGTTTTGTGGTAACAATTCAGCCATTAGTGTGGCCCATAATTCAACCTAGCATTACAGAACAAAGAACATAGAAATTGATAGGTACTTCATCGAAGAAAAATGGACAACAATCTTATAGTCACAACAAATGTTCCTACGAGACTCCAATTCATAGACGTGTTCACCAAGGGGCCGGGCTTCCTGTAACAAGATTTTAGGAACTTATTGGCAAGTTGGATATGATTGGTATACATTTACCAATTTGAGGGAAAGTATTAATACAATTGACATTTAAGatagaaaaaattatcttttaatttatttatatatatatatatatatatatatatatatatatatatatatacatattataacccataatattgaataaataaacaatttctTCTCTTTCATCTATAGGGCTATCTTGTTTTTTATTAAGAGAAGCCTCAACAATAAAGTGAATAATGTCTCTTAACGCATACACTTCTTGTCCTAATCTAATGAAGACAGTAGAATAAAACTGGGAAAGAACTCGGGGGTGATTGAAGTATCTTGTATTCAAACgtataagaaaataatagaaattatctGTGCACCGGTGACAAAGAAAAGTGATGAATCACTACTAACTGCCTTTGGGACTTGACAAGTGTACATTGCCTAATTACTAGGGCATATAATATAAATGCTATAAACTTGTACTAAAAGTATAAGCTTAAATTATCAGATAGAGTTCCAAGAAATGTTTTATGTCCTTTTACAGTTCCTAAAAGTACTGATATAAAATAGTTTCATAGAAATTTTAATGAATCCTCCCTCCGGTAAATATCCCTACAGGATTTTTTTCATTGATGCAATGTTCAAAACTCAAATGATGTTTGCTATCTAAAGTGCTTTTTTCGTTTTAAGAAACCCAGAGGATAAAGAAGATATGCTTGCATGACATTCCTAGAACaacagcttttttttttcattttcattgccAAAGCTGAGTGATGTATAGTTTACACTTAATAAATTGAAATTCGTTCACTGAACAGAGTGTAAAACCTTTGCTGATCTGATTCGCGAAAGAGCAGAATGAACCAGTTTCTCTAGTTCCATAAGGTCAGTCACACTCAGATGCTCAAGTTCAGAAACACCAAAGTGGCtgcaatgaaatttaattagatcAGTGATTCGTTCATACCTTAACGTTGCAGGAAGACGAATACAAAGAATCACCTTTGGACCAATTGAGAAAACGCTTCATCAGACCAGATATCTGCAATTTCAAAGCGGAGTCCCTGCGaccaaataataattataatatcaatGATCTCGGTTGTGATATGTTTTTCCAAGCATCAGTTCAACATTTTGCATAATTTGCTTCAAATAATTCCCCTAAAACAACAATATTTTATGTATCACTTTCTTTTGCTCTGCCACCTTTTAgactaaaagaaattaaaatacaagctTGGCGAAGCTAAGCACAATAAAGCATATTTTCATTtgaagtgagagagagagagagaacccGAGATAAAAGCAACAAAACTTGGATATGCAAGTTTCGGTGTATTGAGAACTTTACCTTTATTGTAACATTAAGAAATGTAATATCGACACCCCTAGCTTTCATATTGAAAGTCTCCTACTTGTTATTTTAGTTCCCATGTTAGCCACACTATCTATATGATACCTTGACAATATTACGTGCTCTCTTCATCCTTGTTACCTAGCGACTGTCACGAGACAGTTCAGTTCTTATATATGTTTACAGTGATAACTTTCAAGATGTTCTTATGGCAGCTAAGGTTAGATTTTCATTCTCTATCATGTCTTGTATGAGAAGTGCAATAAATCTAGCATACATGACAAGTTCCGTACCTTTGTGTCAGTACCGCTCGCTCCTAAGTTATCCCAATATCGCTGCACGACCTCGGCCAAACTGAGAACATTAAATTCACGGATTTTTCATTCTAATATTGAAATAACTAAACAACAACTACGCATGATATTTGATAGGCATTGGTGCAAGTAGCTTAACAGGTCTTTTTTCTAACCAGGGATATGTTTCTGTGTTTGGATTAACTTTCAATTATGTCAATATCAATTCTAAAATCAAGTAAAAgccaaagcaacaaatagttgctTCAACTTTTTCAATTTTCCACCATGATTTTGAGGGTCAAAATTGATTCTAAGAGGTATTCAAACACACtagtagttaaaaaattaatgttagtgTGTTAGTGTGCGTACAAAAATGGgatgaatgaaaataataaattcaaggGGAGGGGAGGTTATCCCATTTCAGTGCAATGTATGATAAGCTTTAGCAATTGTTTACCCAGGGAGACTATACACCTGGTCCTTTCAGGAATTTGTTTTAGTTCATATTAGCTAAAACAACCTCAAACAATAAAATGATTGTTTAGTAGAAGTATTAAAAAGAACATTAGGGTGATCATATTGGTGTTATGTTAGTAGTTTTAATGGACAGGACTTGTATTAGTTTTATTACATTATGGCTTAACCTAATTAATATAGTAGAATAAATATGTGTTAAGTTTGTATCAAATAtatacatctatttttttttacagaatgtACATATCTATCATATCGTAAGCATTCTATGATCTTTCTTATTTGATTCTTTTAATTTCACCATCTTATTGTAGTGATATCATCTCCAATCACAATCTAATCTATCTCAACTTCTGCGGCCAAGTACCAAAGATTTTTAGCTTCTTTCCTAATTTGCATTTGTCTCTCTTTCGTGTTGGCTATGTTCTAACTACCTTTGGCAAGGAACAATTCTTGTTTTTTCTGAAGTTATTATATCTATAGGTTAACCGTTAACCTATAATtctacacttaaaaaaataatgtagagGATCTGACGCTCTCagctattaaaataatttatttaagttaacATATATACGAtataatagttatatatatatatatatatatatatatatatatatatatatatatatatatatatatatatttcatataaaCTTGGACCGTGGGATTACAACTGCAGGACGGTGCAGTTACATCTGAATTCCAGAGGACCTTGTCAGACTTATAACCTTAGTTGTATAGGTTGGATTGGAGGTCAacttaattaaaagattaagtTTCTGGGTCAAGTCTGGGCCTTTTTTCTACCTTCACTTCTACCCCTGTCATTGCAATTAAGAATTTATTGGGCTCCTCCAACTATGTTTCATGGTCCAAGGTAGTTATGAAGTGGTGTATTGGACAAGGGTTGAAGAATCAGCTCTACACTAACCTTAATATGTGATGGAGGATAGACAAAATTGGGAGAAAAATACTGCTTTACCGTGTACTTTATATTGCAGTCAATTGATTCTTACCTTCACAACATCTACACCAATTTTCATACTTGTCATGAGTTGTGGACTCAATTGATTCTTACCTTCACAACATCTACACCAATTTTCATACTTGTCATGAGTTGTGGACTCAATTGATTCTTACCTTCACAACATCTACACCAATTTTCATACTTGTCATGAGTTGTGGACTCAATCTTCGTAAACATGACATGAGTATTCTTGAAATTATTGGTCAGTGGTCATCTATCAAAGCTAAATTCAATGCTCTCTTACCAACTGCAAAACCAATTGCTGAAGAAAGGTTTGGGTTGAAAAGTAAAGGTTAAAAAAGgtttataaacaaaaacactAAATAGAAGCAGTCAAGAAAAATTGTAAGGAAAAGCGATAAATAAATGCAGGATTAAATAGActtgtttttaaattgattctCAAGGCCTATTTATTGGCTTGAAACTCAAAAAATCCTCAATTGGATCATGTCTTTCTACCTGATAACTGTAAGATCCCGATCAAATCACATTAAAATGAGAGGGATCTAAATGTTGTATATGTGTGAGATTATACAATTGAAGAtgacttaaagaaattaattggtaTTACATATACAAACAAgatgcatttatttttaagtagcCTATAACTTAATAACTCCACAATTAAGTGTCTTGGTTTGTAATAGTCATGAGATAGCTGGCCTTAAACGTGTGAGTGAGGACAAAACATCCTCAAAAGTCTTATGTTGGTTTCTGGGCATAGTCATTGATCCTCAAAGCAACTGAAGCAAATTATCAAGGTCTAAAAAAAGACTATCTATGAAAGATTCTAATTAACAAAGATGTTGAGTGAAATGCCATCGTGTGAAGTGTCATAATATGTGAGCAGTTGAGAAGTCAAAAATTAGGGATGTTAGAAGAACGTGACTTGGAGttgcaaatgtttttttttcctcttaatcCTCCAATTCATCAGGAGAAAGAGATTTTGACTAATCCAAAGTTTGACCAAAAGCTAAGTAAAACTTGATCAATAATTATTTCTTCTAAGGATCGAAATCGAATAATATCCGGACGATTGAACCTTACAAGACATGATTAATCGTTGCAACAATTTGATTTAGAAGCATTTATTAAATTACACCCAAATAGCAGCTTCTTCAATAAATGTTTAGGAACCAAACCGCAGCAGCTGTATAACATGTTAgggaaattttatttaaaaaaatatatatatttgaagttCTATCAAaaagttgtataaaaaaataaaaagtattactTGAAATAAATTCATTTAGACACACATTTGTGCCAACTACTTTAAATGAGATTTTCTCGATGTTTAGGGCTTCCTTGAATATTATTAGATATAAAACGTCATCATCTTAAGCTATGTTTTGGGttatataacataatataatGTTAGATCATATATGACTATCCTCTCTAGAGatgtaatttaaatttgttgctCCCATTCTTCTAAGCAATATTTTAGAACAAGGTAAGATGCTTAAGTGTTGTCTCATGTTTGACATAAAACCATGATACGCTTTCATCTAATAGTTTAAATTCTTGGGATAATTAGTTCATGATATGCTATTAGAGACATGTGACACATATATCACATAAAATCATTAAGTTGTTTTTACCTAAACAGCTTAGGGTGTGAATCAACTCACATCGGATTCATTGAACATGAATCCTTTGTGAAAGTAGGATTTCTACGGAAAAGCCATAAAACAAACACACTAATAAGCTTTAGGAGTCATTGATTCAAGAAATGGTATTAAAGACTTGTTCTATTCGAAGTATTGACAGTGGTGGTCCAAACTCTCTATCTGGGACTAATAGGCCTAGACCGATAAATGATTTTTGCCTTGAAGTGTGAGGGTAGTAGTCTGAACTTCTTGAACCTAGTCTGCATGAGTGGTGTTAAGAGTATCTGCAAAGGCACACTCCGATGCCAATTTAGTGAAGAACTTTACACAAAGACTAATAGTAATAAATGAGCGTAATTATAACACAGATGCCAATAGTATATAAAGGAGTAAGGATGGACTGGATCTCTATGCTAGAGGCCCATGATTCGAAGAGAGAAATTATTCGTTGTTCTTAGAATAACATAAAGTGACTTAATCTCCGAGATAGTTTGCATGGTCAACATTTTAGAGGAGCCGGACTTGGATTCGGGTTGGGTCCTAGATAGGCCTGATTCATAACAAAACTCATACTAAAGATGTATTatacataaaatcatttttgtatttttacttaaaaCGATTTAATAAGCTTTGAAAATGGTTGGCTCTTCACATGGCATCACTGAGTTTCTATACATGACCACGGGTCAAAGTTTCGGAATTGCACCAATTATCTAAATAGAAGTTAAAGTATGTTGGATTTAAACCACTcagacattttttatttatcaattgacGCTTCTCCCACGTCCCTGGATATGGTACAGGGTATGAAAAAGTCACACCTGTACCCTGACCATGCAGTTGATCTGAAGGCTTTTTATACTTGTCCAAACACCCACACTATATACATGAACGCTATTTTTAAGTCAGATTCAGTATTTCATTTTCCAATTAAGCATATTTCTAAAGATTTCTAGATctctttaattcaaattttatgctATCGTTGATAATGCTTTAATGAACCTTGGATATGTTTGAGTCTTACTATAATGTTGGTAACACTGATATTTTCATTGGAAGTCTTTTTGACAGTGTTTCTTTGCTCGTGGTCACCTAATATTAGAAACATTTTTTCTGATTGTTAAATCGTTTATatgacaatttatttatttttggttattCAACGTGTTAATTGTAACAAGCTGAAAACTCAGTTGTAAGCCTTAATTTGCAGATGATTGTTAATTAGAACAAAAGTAATTGTATTGAGTTGGAGTTGTACCCTAATTATACTATAATGATAACGAATTTAGATTAATAGTAACAAT
This genomic interval from Glycine max cultivar Williams 82 chromosome 5, Glycine_max_v4.0, whole genome shotgun sequence contains the following:
- the LOC100804540 gene encoding MADS-box protein FLOWERINGUS C isoform X5 — translated: MGKKKLEIKRIENKSNRQITFSKRRKGLMKKARELSILCDAKLALLIFSSTGKLYELCNGDSLAEVVQRYWDNLGASGTDTKGLRFEIADIWSDEAFSQLVQSHFGVSELEHLSVTDLMELEKLVHSALSRIRSAKRIAWNRRAEKKKKSPSDVTRNLRVAHNRMAAEGCQK
- the LOC100804540 gene encoding MADS-box protein FLOWERINGUS C isoform X6, with the translated sequence MGKKKLEIKRIENKSNRQITFSKRRKGLMKKARELSILCDAKLALLIFSSTGKLYELCNGDSLAEVVQRYWDNLGASGTDTKGLRFEIADIWSDEAFSQLVQSHFGVSELEHLSVTDLMELEKLVHSALSRIRSAKVPFTRIMHKLDDHINNISNDLVWRQG